A genomic window from Sanguibacter antarcticus includes:
- a CDS encoding SDR family NAD(P)-dependent oxidoreductase, which translates to MTDLTIDLTGHRALVTGGGTGIGKEIALQLARAGADVVITYRSHDGSDVAEEITSLGRRSAAFALDATDSASVDSVVAQAVEVLGGGIDIVVNNAGGLVARVPLVEMTDEHWHAVMDVNLSSAFYVTRAALRDMPDGGRIVTIGSQAGQNGGGAGAVAYAASKSAIEGFTRGLAKELGGRGITVNAIAPGFIGDTPFHATFTPEAGQKAAVAGTPVGRAGRPSDVAAATLFLVSEQASFQTGTLMDVNGGTWFS; encoded by the coding sequence ATGACAGACCTGACGATCGACCTCACAGGCCACCGCGCCCTCGTCACCGGGGGAGGCACCGGGATCGGCAAGGAGATCGCGCTGCAGCTCGCCCGCGCCGGCGCAGACGTCGTCATCACGTACCGCAGCCACGACGGCTCCGACGTCGCGGAAGAGATCACCAGCCTCGGACGTCGCAGCGCGGCGTTCGCGCTCGACGCGACCGACAGCGCATCCGTCGACAGCGTCGTGGCCCAGGCCGTCGAGGTGCTCGGCGGCGGCATCGACATCGTCGTGAACAACGCCGGTGGCCTCGTGGCACGCGTCCCGCTCGTCGAGATGACCGACGAGCACTGGCACGCGGTCATGGACGTGAACCTCTCCTCGGCGTTCTACGTCACGCGGGCAGCCCTGCGCGACATGCCCGACGGCGGCCGGATCGTCACGATCGGCTCGCAGGCCGGTCAGAACGGTGGCGGCGCCGGAGCGGTCGCGTACGCGGCGTCGAAGTCCGCGATCGAGGGCTTCACCCGCGGTCTCGCCAAGGAGCTCGGTGGTCGGGGCATCACGGTCAACGCGATCGCGCCCGGATTCATCGGCGACACCCCGTTCCACGCGACCTTCACCCCGGAGGCCGGCCAGAAGGCCGCCGTCGCCGGGACCCCGGTCGGCCGCGCCGGCCGCCCGAGCGACGTCGCCGCGGCGACGCTCTTCCTCGTCTCCGAGCAGGCCTCGTTCCAGACGGGCACGCTCATGGACGTCAACGGCGGTACCTGGTTCAGCTGA